A stretch of the Mesorhizobium sp. Pch-S genome encodes the following:
- a CDS encoding LacI family DNA-binding transcriptional regulator: MIATTFGWDQRDHIKDVARQAGVSIGTVSRVLAKNETVGAALRERVEATIRELDFKPNHVARGLRRRRTDMIGLVIPDITNPFFAELAKHVEAIAFRSGLSVLLSITNDDPEIEVAQIESLLKSRPTGLIVVPIQSGQSRGWKGDTATVVVDRRLAGHGLLSVDHHGGAALAADHLIGLGHRRIAYIAGPADAPVSRARRAGFVDHLDAVGIKPEIVEGHFDYVSGETLGRRLLDRAQAMRPTAIATANDQQAIGLLRTADDLGIKVPDELSVIGFDDIPLAGLITPRLTTIGQPVEEIAKRAVAAAIDGSGAAAGNDDLLSGVLVIRSSTAPVGRKTTA, from the coding sequence ATGATCGCCACAACATTCGGGTGGGACCAGCGTGATCACATCAAGGACGTTGCCCGACAGGCGGGGGTTTCGATCGGAACGGTATCGCGCGTTCTGGCCAAGAACGAAACCGTGGGCGCGGCATTGCGGGAAAGGGTCGAGGCGACGATCCGCGAGCTCGACTTCAAGCCGAACCATGTGGCACGCGGCCTGCGCCGCCGCCGCACGGACATGATCGGCCTGGTGATCCCCGACATCACCAATCCGTTTTTTGCCGAGCTTGCCAAGCATGTCGAGGCCATCGCCTTCCGCTCCGGCCTGTCGGTGCTTCTGTCGATCACCAACGACGATCCCGAGATCGAGGTCGCGCAGATCGAAAGTCTGTTGAAAAGCCGCCCCACCGGGCTGATCGTGGTGCCGATCCAATCCGGCCAGTCGCGAGGCTGGAAGGGTGATACGGCGACCGTCGTCGTCGATCGTCGCCTGGCAGGCCACGGCCTGCTGTCCGTCGATCACCATGGCGGCGCCGCACTTGCCGCGGACCATCTGATCGGGCTCGGCCACCGCCGCATTGCCTACATTGCAGGCCCAGCTGACGCACCGGTTTCCCGGGCGCGCCGGGCGGGTTTTGTCGATCACCTCGACGCCGTGGGTATAAAGCCGGAGATCGTCGAGGGCCATTTCGACTACGTTTCCGGCGAAACACTCGGTCGCCGGTTGCTCGATCGCGCTCAGGCCATGCGGCCGACTGCCATTGCGACGGCCAACGACCAGCAGGCGATCGGCCTTCTGCGCACCGCCGACGATCTCGGCATCAAGGTGCCGGATGAGCTTTCCGTGATCGGCTTCGACGATATTCCGCTGGCCGGGCTGATAACACCCAGGCTCACAACCATCGGCCAGCCTGTCGAGGAGATCGCCAAACGCGCTGTCGCAGCGGCGATCGATGGCAGCGGAGCAGCTGCCGGGAACGACGATCTGCTTTCCGGAGTGCTTGTCATACGCAGTTCCACGGCGCCGGTCGGCAGGAAGACCACTGCCTAG
- a CDS encoding ABC transporter permease yields the protein MDATELNSPSTGSLGATAKTVLREAGIGIALIVLIIVFSLTTQHFLTSSNITNILTQVTINLVLSIGMTFVILIGGIDLSVGSVLAFAAVVAGTVMTLPGLDPSVAVMLATLSAVAAGILFGLLNGLVSAWWGIPSFIVTLGTLNIARGAALQVTGASTIYSFPAAFNAFGSQTIYGVPVLFLIALLLVAIGWFVLTRTVFGRVLYGIGNNEEATRLAGHNVFFYKVAAFTICGAAVGIGAIIYMARLNIASPIIGIGFELNAIAAVIIGGTSLSGGRGSIVGTLLGACIIGVLANGLILLGLSDFMRQMITGFVIILAVILDKYRERLTKA from the coding sequence ATGGACGCCACTGAACTCAACAGCCCTTCGACCGGCTCGCTCGGCGCCACAGCCAAGACCGTGTTGCGGGAGGCCGGTATCGGCATTGCGCTGATCGTGCTGATCATCGTCTTTTCGCTGACGACGCAGCACTTCCTGACTTCATCCAACATCACCAACATCCTGACCCAGGTGACGATCAACCTCGTGCTCTCGATCGGCATGACCTTCGTCATCCTGATCGGCGGCATCGACCTGTCCGTCGGCTCGGTCCTGGCCTTTGCCGCGGTCGTCGCCGGCACGGTGATGACGCTTCCGGGTCTCGATCCATCGGTTGCTGTCATGCTCGCAACGCTCAGTGCCGTCGCGGCAGGCATCCTGTTTGGTCTGTTGAATGGCCTGGTCAGCGCCTGGTGGGGCATTCCCTCCTTCATCGTCACGCTGGGCACGCTGAACATTGCACGCGGCGCCGCGCTCCAGGTTACTGGCGCTTCGACCATCTATTCCTTTCCGGCTGCCTTCAACGCCTTCGGCTCGCAGACGATCTACGGTGTGCCGGTGTTGTTCCTGATCGCGCTGCTGCTTGTGGCCATCGGCTGGTTCGTGCTGACCCGCACGGTGTTCGGGCGCGTGCTCTACGGCATCGGCAACAATGAAGAAGCAACCCGCCTCGCCGGCCACAACGTGTTCTTCTACAAGGTAGCAGCCTTCACCATCTGCGGTGCGGCAGTCGGCATCGGCGCCATCATCTACATGGCGCGCCTCAACATTGCGAGCCCGATCATCGGCATCGGTTTCGAGCTCAACGCGATCGCTGCCGTCATCATCGGCGGCACCAGCCTGAGCGGCGGCCGCGGTTCGATCGTCGGCACATTGCTTGGCGCCTGCATCATCGGCGTGCTGGCTAACGGTCTTATCCTGCTTGGCCTGAGCGACTTCATGCGCCAGATGATCACCGGCTTCGTCATCATCCTCGCCGTCATCCTTGACAAATATCGCGAAAGGCTAACGAAAGCCTAG